The Mammaliicoccus sciuri genome window below encodes:
- a CDS encoding nitroreductase family protein: MTHSKLSLTEIIKKRKSVKEFDPNFKIPREEIKEMIALATKAPSSINLQPWRFVIIDSEETKQKLDHLVQFNQRQLHSSSAIILVLADLKHAEYVSDIYEKNVELGYMDENSKDYFIETISNLISSADESYFNAQGLMDANLASMQLMLIATDHGYDTNPIGGFDKTAVLEALNIDTSRYVPAHLIAIGKGVKPPHDSSRLPVDRIIAWNDDSNGSIGQ, from the coding sequence ATGACACACTCAAAGCTTTCATTAACTGAAATTATTAAAAAAAGAAAATCAGTTAAAGAGTTCGATCCAAACTTCAAAATTCCAAGAGAAGAAATAAAAGAAATGATAGCACTTGCTACTAAAGCACCTTCATCAATCAACTTACAACCATGGCGCTTTGTTATCATCGATTCTGAAGAAACAAAACAAAAATTAGACCATCTTGTTCAGTTCAACCAAAGACAATTACATTCATCAAGTGCGATTATTCTTGTACTTGCAGATTTAAAACACGCTGAATACGTGAGCGATATTTACGAGAAGAATGTTGAACTTGGTTATATGGATGAAAATTCAAAAGATTACTTTATTGAAACAATTTCAAATTTAATTAGCAGTGCTGACGAAAGTTACTTTAATGCACAAGGTTTAATGGATGCAAACTTAGCTTCTATGCAATTAATGCTTATTGCGACTGATCACGGTTATGATACTAACCCTATCGGCGGATTCGATAAGACAGCTGTATTAGAAGCATTAAACATCGATACTTCTAGATATGTACCAGCTCATTTAATTGCTATTGGTAAAGGTGTTAAACCACCACATGATTCAAGTAGATTACCAGTAGATAGAATCATCGCTTGGAATGATGATAGTAACGGTTCAATCGGCCAATAA
- a CDS encoding GNAT family N-acetyltransferase, which produces MNFEVVTSIDDPLFKKALEMYEDIFKAEVREDRHVFIHSLTSDYIKKHYIFLVGLIDDTVVSLSTGHYEPTTNSAFIIYLMTHPEYRNQRVGGQTLERIEAELHKHAQDVHGRDANMIMLESFGEESYENNSGKEEAILRKNFFNRHGYEVQQDIPYIQPNPQKSLAPTPIDLYIKQYLPLQKDVISPSIRSCYINKYIHGNENNREFVYELLESMDL; this is translated from the coding sequence ATGAATTTTGAAGTTGTCACATCTATCGATGATCCATTATTCAAAAAAGCATTAGAAATGTATGAAGATATTTTCAAGGCAGAGGTGCGAGAAGACCGCCACGTCTTCATCCATTCGCTTACATCTGATTACATAAAGAAACATTATATATTTTTAGTTGGTTTAATTGATGACACGGTCGTAAGTTTGTCTACAGGTCATTATGAACCTACAACAAATTCAGCTTTTATTATTTATTTAATGACGCATCCTGAATACCGCAATCAGCGTGTTGGCGGACAAACGTTGGAAAGAATTGAAGCAGAACTTCATAAACATGCTCAAGATGTTCATGGAAGAGATGCTAACATGATTATGTTGGAATCGTTTGGAGAAGAATCATACGAGAACAACAGTGGTAAAGAAGAAGCGATTCTGCGTAAGAACTTCTTTAATAGACATGGTTATGAAGTTCAACAAGACATCCCTTATATACAACCGAATCCACAAAAATCATTAGCACCTACACCTATAGATTTATATATTAAGCAATACTTGCCGCTTCAAAAAGACGTTATCTCACCGAGTATTCGTTCTTGTTACATCAACAAGTACATACACGGAAATGAAAACAATCGAGAATTTGTATACGAATTATTAGAATCTATGGATTTATAA